The following proteins are co-located in the bacterium genome:
- a CDS encoding HlyC/CorC family transporter, whose translation MSFLSLVALSLSIVGYGIFALFKLAVSRASLSVIERFKEEGVWGAKLALRVLQNADRHILAAHVGRFLCALSSGVWVLFISYPWLDGNVTLSLSGVTTIVLFLLFALFITFIAVLFTQVLSAFGMKSPEKVLLSLGWLGEGLSLFMQPIQMPIRGVLHFVARSGQIDAIPSAREITLSAEDLESVIEHSTQAGALDDAESELLHGALRLSEIRAREIMTPRADIVSIDTETTLDELRSVLAEAGFSRVLVTGDQLDEVRGMLLAKDLMSLIGSEVKQFSVEPYIRQVVFVDGELRGDEVLKRLRASQAHLAVVLDEHGGVDGILTLEDLLEEIVGDIFDETDVREEEQEITVMKSGELLVDGGTSLADLESEHGIILPAGEYDTVAGFIIGQLGRIPEVGEKVKSNGALVSVECVDENRVTQLRISFSKDAA comes from the coding sequence ATGAGCTTTTTATCTCTCGTGGCCCTTTCCCTTTCAATAGTTGGTTACGGAATTTTTGCCTTATTTAAGTTGGCGGTGAGTCGGGCTTCTCTCTCTGTCATAGAGCGTTTCAAAGAGGAGGGAGTCTGGGGAGCAAAGCTTGCACTTCGGGTATTGCAGAACGCGGATAGGCACATCCTAGCAGCACATGTAGGTCGGTTTCTGTGTGCTCTCAGCTCGGGCGTATGGGTATTGTTTATCTCGTACCCTTGGCTTGATGGAAACGTGACATTATCGCTATCAGGCGTGACGACGATAGTATTATTTCTTCTTTTTGCTTTGTTTATCACATTCATCGCAGTACTTTTTACTCAAGTTCTCAGTGCCTTTGGAATGAAATCACCAGAAAAGGTGCTGCTCTCTTTGGGGTGGTTAGGTGAGGGTTTATCGCTATTCATGCAGCCTATCCAAATGCCGATCCGTGGGGTGCTACACTTCGTGGCGCGTTCTGGACAGATCGATGCGATCCCTTCTGCTCGAGAGATTACTTTATCGGCAGAGGACCTTGAGTCTGTCATAGAGCATAGCACGCAGGCAGGAGCGCTTGATGATGCAGAGTCCGAATTATTGCATGGAGCGCTTCGTCTATCAGAAATACGTGCTCGTGAAATAATGACTCCTCGGGCAGATATCGTATCGATAGACACCGAGACGACATTGGATGAGCTACGCAGTGTGCTTGCAGAGGCAGGTTTTTCTCGTGTGCTGGTTACAGGAGATCAGCTTGATGAAGTGCGTGGCATGTTGTTGGCGAAAGACCTGATGTCGCTCATTGGTTCTGAAGTCAAACAGTTCTCAGTCGAGCCGTATATTCGTCAAGTGGTATTTGTCGATGGTGAGCTGCGAGGAGATGAAGTGTTGAAACGTCTGCGAGCGTCACAGGCTCATCTTGCTGTGGTATTAGATGAGCATGGGGGTGTTGACGGAATCCTAACGCTTGAAGATCTTCTTGAAGAGATTGTTGGTGATATCTTCGATGAAACCGATGTCCGTGAAGAAGAGCAAGAGATTACCGTTATGAAATCTGGTGAGCTTCTCGTTGACGGAGGTACGTCACTGGCGGACCTGGAGTCGGAGCATGGAATTATCCTTCCAGCTGGTGAATATGACACTGTCGCTGGGTTCATCATAGGGCAACTCGGTCGGATTCCTGAGGTGGGTGAAAAAGTAAAGTCGAATGGAGCGTTGGTTTCAGTTGAGTGTGTTGACGAGAATCGGGTGACACAATTGCGCATTTCCTTTTCAAAAGACGCCGCCTGA
- a CDS encoding RNHCP domain-containing protein, with product MSKQFQRKKENFTCDQCNTLVQGNGYTNHCPKCLWSKHVDIQPGDRAETCHGGMKPIALLPKTGGGLEHARILHKCVQCGYEKWNESSSEDSSESLLALFAQREP from the coding sequence ATGAGCAAACAATTTCAAAGAAAAAAAGAGAACTTTACCTGCGACCAGTGCAATACCCTCGTTCAAGGCAATGGCTATACAAACCACTGTCCGAAATGCCTTTGGAGCAAACACGTTGACATACAGCCAGGAGATCGTGCAGAAACATGTCATGGTGGGATGAAACCGATTGCTCTACTCCCAAAAACTGGTGGCGGACTGGAACACGCACGTATTCTTCATAAGTGCGTACAATGCGGTTACGAAAAGTGGAATGAGAGCTCATCAGAGGACTCCTCGGAGAGCCTATTAGCGCTATTCGCCCAAAGAGAACCGTGA